In the genome of Thiorhodovibrio winogradskyi, the window TGGCAGCCGGATGTGTCCCTGCCCGAGTTGCTGGTGCCGGTCCCCTTGCATCCCTCGCGGCTGCGTCAGCGCGGGTATAACCAATCGCTGGAAGTGGCGCGGGTTGCCAGTCATGAACTGGGTATTGATGTGGATGGTGGCAGGATCGAACGCGTGGTCGCGACGCCGCCGCAGCTCAGGCTCGCGCGGGCGGAACGTCAGAGCAATGTGCGTGACGCTTTTCGTGTGCGACAGCCGCTTTGCGCGCGCCATGTCGCCATTGTCGATGACGTGGTCACCACTGGCGCCACGGTCGGCGAGCTTGCGCGCGTGCTGCGTCAGGCAGGCGTCGAGCGCGTCGATGTTTGGGCGGTGGGGCGAACACC includes:
- a CDS encoding ComF family protein; this translates as MALNSAYPPTCVLCGAAGFGELDLCLGCLADLPDIAPSCGCCALPLPAGAPDGMRCGGCQRQPPAYDRCIALFRYQGAVTRLIGDFKFRQRLHLGRLFGQLLAEAARWQPDVSLPELLVPVPLHPSRLRQRGYNQSLEVARVASHELGIDVDGGRIERVVATPPQLRLARAERQSNVRDAFRVRQPLCARHVAIVDDVVTTGATVGELARVLRQAGVERVDVWAVGRTP